The following is a genomic window from Hymenobacter chitinivorans DSM 11115.
GAGTGCACTTCCTGGTCGCTGAAAAAGCTCTGGGCCGACTTGTTTTTGGCATTGCCCAGGGTGTTTACCCCAAACACGGCCAAATCGGAGCCGATGTTCTGGAAGGCCTCCGACTTGGTCCGGCGGTAGCTGGCGCCCAGGTTGGGAGTAAAGGCAAAGTCGCCACCCACCTCAAACGTCTTCCCAAGCAGCCCGTCCACGTTAAGGTCCGTAAACTGGGTAGTCAGCTCCGTGATTTTGCCCGTGGGCAGGTAGGCCGTGCCCGAGGGCGTCACGCTCGTAAACCGGTCGGTGTAGCCGTCGCGCCCCACCCGGCCCTGCAGAAACAGGCCGTTTTCGAAGGCGTAGCGCGCACTCACCGACGAGAGCAGCCGCTCCCGGCGGGTGTTGTTGACGAACTTATAGGCCGCGAAGTACGGGTTAGTGTTGTAAGGGTTGCCGGTGTTGTACTGCAGCTCGGTACGGTCGGCATTTACTGCCGGCTCCAGGGAGCGGACGTCCAGGCTGGTGGGCAGAAACGTCACGTTGAAGTTGGCATTGCCGGCGCCGTCGGCCAGAATGGGGCGGTTATCGGCCTGCTCCAGAATGTAGTTGGCCCGCGCGTCGATGGTCAGGTGCTTGAACGGGTCGAAGGTGCCCACGAAGTTGAAGGTCTGCCGGCCCAGGCCCGAGTTGGGCACCACAGCCTTATTAGTCAGGTTGCTGGCCGACAGCCGCACCGAGCCGCCGGTAAACGCCTTGCTGAAGGCCAGGGTGTTGGTCCAGCTGGAGCCCGTGCGGTAGAAGTTCTGCAGGTTGTCGCGCTGGGCTACGTAGGGCCGCAGGGTGCCGTCGAACTGCACGACGTTGGAACCATCGAGCCGGCCACCCCAGCTGGAGTTGCCGACCTGGGCCGCCCCGGCCGCCGTAGTGGGCTTGATGTTGTTGGCGCCCTGCCCGTACTCGTACTGCCAGTCGGTGAGGTTGTAGATCCGCTCGGCTACGTAGTTGCTGTTGAACTCGATACCCTCGTTGTTTTTGGCGCTTTTGGTGGTAATTAGAATCACGCCAGCCTTGGCCCGGTAGCCGTACAGGGCCGAAGCGGCGGCGCCCTTCAGCACCGAAATGCTTTCAATGTCGTCGGGGTTGATGTTGGAAATGGCGTCGCCCAGGTCGGGGGAGTTGTCGTACTGCCCGCCGGTGTTGGCAATGCTGGGCTGGCTTTCCACCGGCACCCCGTTGATGACGTAGAGCGGCTGGTTGGTTTGGTTCAAACTCGATACGCCCCGGATGATGACGTTGCTCGAGGAGCCCGCCCCACCCGACGTGGAGTTGACGTTCAGACCGGCTACTTTGCCCACCAGGGAGTTGGCCACGTTGTTTTCCCGGGCCTGGGTCAGGGTTTCGCCCTTCACCTCCGTGACGGAGTAGCCCAGGGTTTTCCGCTCCCGCGCCACGTTCAGGGCCGTCACCACTACTTCGCCGAGCTGCTGGGCATTCTCGCTCAGAGTCACGTCAATAACCCTTCTGGACCGCACCGCAATGGTTTGCGGGGTAAAGCCAATCGAAGAAAACACCAGCGTCGCCGTATCGGCGGCGGCAATGGAGTACACCCCGCTGGCATCGGTGCTGGTGCCCTGCTGGGTACCCCGGACGATGACGGTGACGCCCGGCAGGGAGCCGCCTTTCGCGTCGGTGACCTTACCGGTCACGGGCTGGGTTTGCGCTAATCCCAAGCCGGGCAGGCTCAGAAGCAGCAGAAAAGTAAGCCAAGTAAATTTTCGCATAGCCTTCAGTGGGGGTTGGTGAGAGAAAACGCGGCAAACCAGCTTCCCAAGCCCAACCGTAGCAGCAGCCGGAGCTATACCCGCTCAGACGCCACCCGGAAGCCGGGCCGGAAAGAAGAATTCGTATTGAATGCGCAACTAGGTGGACGTACTGCCGGGCAGTACTGGGAGCAGGCTCTGACGGGCGAAGCAGCTGGGATAATCAGGGATTATTCAGCTGGGACTGAGGTATTACCGGTTGCTGAGGCCAGATGGGCTGTAGCGTTTGGTAATGAAGCGTTAGGCAATGCACTCGGGCGTATTCAGGGGCGGCCACTGGTAGCAAGCTGGCTGCCTACTAGAGGTAGCACCAACCGAAACTCTACTCAGGGCAAGCAATTGGCAGTTAGATTGTGCCAAGGCTGCTTGTTCTCACCATCCCTGCTGATTGTCTGATTCCGGGAACGAAACAAGACGAGCAGAGCGGTTACTCACAGTTATGCATCAAACATAATTTTCCTGGAGCGACGAAACAAGTAGTCTGGGGAAAATATGTGTGCGCACACGCAAAAATCTGTTGATTGAGTGCCCGCACACGCATAAATATTTTTTCAGAATAATTCAATGGTGTAGGCTAGCAGCACAGCGCCCGCCCTCTCGTCAAGTATTCAACCATTCAATTATCATTGATATAATTTTTTCTTCCGCCCGCCAACGTAAGCGTTCCTGCGCTGACTGACCAAGAACCAAGCAGCGGGCTTACTTACACTGCTGGCACGGCGTACTTCACTCGGCTTTTCGCCTGGTATGCGTGGCCCTTCACGCCAAAAAACAGAATGTAGAGGTAGCAGGGTATCAGCAGCAGGTATGCTTTCTGTAAGCCTATACCCTCCCCCAGCCAGCCATAGACGTAGGGCAGAATGGCCCCGCCCCCGATGCCGGTGATCAGCAAAGCTGAGCCTCGCTCGGTAAAAGCGCCCAGCCGCTGAATGCTGAGCGGAAATATGGCCGGCCACATCAGCGAGTTGGCCAGTCCCAGCAGGGCCACCAGCAGCACCGACACGTAACCGTGGGTGCACACAATGCCAACGGTGCAGCCCACGCCGACCAGCGCGCAGATGCTCAGGGCCGTCTGCTGGTCCACGTACCGGGGAATCGTGACTACGCCAATAACGTAACCTACCAGCATGGCTACCAGCGTCAGAGACGTAAAGTTGCGGGCCACGTCGAGGCTGATGCCTTGGGCCCTACCGTATTGGGTTATCGTGTCGCCGGCAATGACCTCTACTCCTACGCAGCAGAAAATAGCCAGTACGCCCAGCAGCAGGTGGGGAAACTGGAAAACGCTGCGGACTGCTTCCTCGCCGGCCTCTTCCAGATTCTCCGGGCGCGGGTCAATTTCGGGTAGGCTCGACAGCCGGATCAGCGCGGCCAGCCCCACTAGGGCTACCGCCATGGTCACGTAGGGCCCAATAACCCGGTCGGCCAACTGCTGAAGCAGGGCGGCCTTGGCGCCGGCCGAGCCAGCGGCGGCCAGCTCGGTTTCCAGCGCCGTGGCCCCTTGTAGCACCACGGCCCCAATGATTACCGGGCTCAAGGCCCCGGCTATTTTGCTGCAGATACCCATGATGCTGATGCGCTGAGCGGCGCTTTCCAACGGCCCCAGAATCGTGGCGTAAGGGTTGGAAGCGGTTTGTAGCAAAGCCAGCCCCGCACCCTGCACAAACAGCCCCAGCAGGAACAGTCCGAATGAGCGGGCCTGGGCGGCGGGCACAAATAGCAGCGCCCCAGCCGCCATAACTACTAGTCCCAGCGCCATGCCATTCTTGAAACCGGTTTTCTGCAGAATAAGCGACGAGGGAACAGCCAGAAAAACGTAGGCAATGTAGAAGGCAAACGTCACCAGCAGGGCCTGGGAGTAGCTTAGTTCGCAGGCCAGCTTCAGAAACGGTATCAGGGTTCCGTTGAGCCAGGTGATAAAGCCAAAGATGAAAAATAGGGCGCCGATAATAGCCAGCGGGGGCACGACGCTTCGGGAAGCTTGTTTCATAGGTCAGAAAGGGCTTGGGGCCGGCGACCAGCAAGGCCACAGGAGTGGCAGGAACAGCCGCTTTTTTTAGGGTAGCGGCGGCTCAAAAACAGCTGGTTTCCGGCCATTGGTGGGATTTTTCAGGGCTTCTCCAACCCAGCGCGCTAAAACCGGTGGCGGACGAAAGCCTCCATGGCTTCGTATTCGGCCAGGCCCAGCTTGTCGTAGAGCTTGGCCGTGGTGTGGTTCCGGTCTTCGGAACGCTGCCAGAACTCACGCTTGTCGTTGCCGGGAAACACGGCGCTGTCTTTCTGCGACTGGTGCTTAAAAATGGCTTTGCGCTTGCGCAGCAGCTCTTCCGGACTGATGGGCACGGCCATTTCGATTTCTTCCACGTCCCACTCCTGCCAGGCGCCCCGGTACAGCCACAGGTTGCAGTCTTCCACCCAGGCCTCCTTCCCTTTCAGGCGGGCCAAGGCCGCAAAAATGGCATCCAGGCACACCCGGTGCGTGCCGTGCGGGTCGCGCAGGTCCCCGGCGGCAAAGATCTGGTGGGGCTGGATGTCCTGCAGAATATCGACTACGGCCTGAATATCGGCCTCGCCCAGGGGCTTTTTCTTGACCTGCCCGGTTTCGTAGAACGGCATGTTCATGAAGTGCACGTTCGGCTCCTTAACCCCGCAAAAGCGGCAGGCCGCGGCGGCTTCACCCTTGCGAATCAGCGCCTTGATGTCCTGCACTAAGGTACTGTCTTCTTCGCCCAGCTTCTTATGCCGCAGAAACTCAACTACTTCGTCGTGCTGCCGCTGCATGTCGGCCACGCCCACGTTCATTTTCTGGGCAAAATCAAGGGCAAAATCGGCATAGCGGCGGGCGTCGTCGTCAAACACGGCAATGTTGCCGCTGGTTTGGTACGCCACGTGCACGTCGTGGCCCTGGTCGACGAGGCGCAGCAGCGTGCCGCCCATCGAAATGACGTCGTCGTCGGGGTGGGGACTGAAAATCAACGACCGTTTAATGGCCGGCTCGGCCCGCTCGGGGCGGTGGGTGTCGTTGGAGTTTGGCTTGCCCCCGGGCCAGCCCGTAATGGTGCGCTGAATGGCGTTAAACACCTTCAGATTAAGATTATAGGCATTGCCGGCCTCTACCAGCAAGTCGCTTAGGCTGCCATCTTTGTAGTCTTCGTCGGTCAGCTTGAGAATGGGTTTCTGGGTTTTCAAACTCAGCCAGATAACCGCCCGCCGAATCAGCTGGTCGTCCCAGCTGCACATGCCCACCAGCCAGGGCGTTTTGACCCGGGTCAGCTCGGCGGCAGCCCACTGGTCGACGACCACCGCCACGCGGGGGTGCAGCTGCAGAAAGGACGCCGGCACCTCGTCCGAAACCCTTCCTTCCACGGTTTTATGCAAGATTTTGGCCTTGCCCTCGCCCCAGGCCATGAGCATGATTTTGCGGGCCTTCATGATCGTGCCCACCCCCATCGTCAGGGCCCGGAGCGGCACGTATTCTTCCTTGATGAAGTCCTTGGCGGCGTCGGTAATAGTCAGTGGGTCGAGCTTTACCAGACGGGTCGTGGAGGTGATGGCCGAGCCGGGCTCATTGAAGCCGATGTGGCCGGTCCGCCCAATGCCCAGCAGCTGTAAATCAAGCCCGCCACAGTCCTCAATCAGCTTTTCGTAGGCCTGGCAGTACTCCTTGACCTTGTCGATGGGCAGGGTGCCATCCGGAATATGAATGTTCTCGGGCAGAATATCAATATGGTTAAACAGGTGCTCGTGCATGAAGTAGACGTAGCTCTGAAGCTCGTCGGGCTGCATGGGGTAGTA
Proteins encoded in this region:
- a CDS encoding SusC/RagA family TonB-linked outer membrane protein; its protein translation is MRKFTWLTFLLLLSLPGLGLAQTQPVTGKVTDAKGGSLPGVTVIVRGTQQGTSTDASGVYSIAAADTATLVFSSIGFTPQTIAVRSRRVIDVTLSENAQQLGEVVVTALNVARERKTLGYSVTEVKGETLTQARENNVANSLVGKVAGLNVNSTSGGAGSSSNVIIRGVSSLNQTNQPLYVINGVPVESQPSIANTGGQYDNSPDLGDAISNINPDDIESISVLKGAAASALYGYRAKAGVILITTKSAKNNEGIEFNSNYVAERIYNLTDWQYEYGQGANNIKPTTAAGAAQVGNSSWGGRLDGSNVVQFDGTLRPYVAQRDNLQNFYRTGSSWTNTLAFSKAFTGGSVRLSASNLTNKAVVPNSGLGRQTFNFVGTFDPFKHLTIDARANYILEQADNRPILADGAGNANFNVTFLPTSLDVRSLEPAVNADRTELQYNTGNPYNTNPYFAAYKFVNNTRRERLLSSVSARYAFENGLFLQGRVGRDGYTDRFTSVTPSGTAYLPTGKITELTTQFTDLNVDGLLGKTFEVGGDFAFTPNLGASYRRTKSEAFQNIGSDLAVFGVNTLGNAKNKSAQSFFSDQEVHSAYGSLEMAYRELLFVTATVRRDWFSTLATPGKDNKLYNTTPGVSASFVFSELVKPEFLSFGKIRAGYSEVSQATLPFQTQLSYAFLPTSLNGLPLGTISPDNVNIPNTGLRPSRATEIEVGTELAFVQNRVRLDLTFYKKNSKDEIVFAPASISSGYQGAVLNSGEMENKGVEMLLTVQPIRTTDFSWTSSFNAAYNKNTVLSLAAGQQQSVYATSRSGVGFVGQIVGQPYGQVLAYDYKYNPDGSIATTPNGVPARGELKSFGTAFHPWTEGWSNDFVYKRLSLGVLIDGKFGGKIFSATDYYGTLFGLHKRTLENREGTFGSDKIDAATYYSTLANNVSKDFVQNADFIKLRQVTLGYSFPSALFGNHIQRLTLSLVARNLAFLKRKTDNIDPEGNYNAFAQGLELGGVPPVRTFGLNLSARF
- the nagB gene encoding glucosamine-6-phosphate deaminase yields the protein MEVLNYPETTFEKLPVTIFDNAQEGAVTLAYEIAELIRSKQRKGEMVVLGLATGSSPISVYRELIRLHREEGLSFRNVITFNLDEYYPMQPDELQSYVYFMHEHLFNHIDILPENIHIPDGTLPIDKVKEYCQAYEKLIEDCGGLDLQLLGIGRTGHIGFNEPGSAITSTTRLVKLDPLTITDAAKDFIKEEYVPLRALTMGVGTIMKARKIMLMAWGEGKAKILHKTVEGRVSDEVPASFLQLHPRVAVVVDQWAAAELTRVKTPWLVGMCSWDDQLIRRAVIWLSLKTQKPILKLTDEDYKDGSLSDLLVEAGNAYNLNLKVFNAIQRTITGWPGGKPNSNDTHRPERAEPAIKRSLIFSPHPDDDVISMGGTLLRLVDQGHDVHVAYQTSGNIAVFDDDARRYADFALDFAQKMNVGVADMQRQHDEVVEFLRHKKLGEEDSTLVQDIKALIRKGEAAAACRFCGVKEPNVHFMNMPFYETGQVKKKPLGEADIQAVVDILQDIQPHQIFAAGDLRDPHGTHRVCLDAIFAALARLKGKEAWVEDCNLWLYRGAWQEWDVEEIEMAVPISPEELLRKRKAIFKHQSQKDSAVFPGNDKREFWQRSEDRNHTTAKLYDKLGLAEYEAMEAFVRHRF
- a CDS encoding sugar MFS transporter, with translation MKQASRSVVPPLAIIGALFFIFGFITWLNGTLIPFLKLACELSYSQALLVTFAFYIAYVFLAVPSSLILQKTGFKNGMALGLVVMAAGALLFVPAAQARSFGLFLLGLFVQGAGLALLQTASNPYATILGPLESAAQRISIMGICSKIAGALSPVIIGAVVLQGATALETELAAAGSAGAKAALLQQLADRVIGPYVTMAVALVGLAALIRLSSLPEIDPRPENLEEAGEEAVRSVFQFPHLLLGVLAIFCCVGVEVIAGDTITQYGRAQGISLDVARNFTSLTLVAMLVGYVIGVVTIPRYVDQQTALSICALVGVGCTVGIVCTHGYVSVLLVALLGLANSLMWPAIFPLSIQRLGAFTERGSALLITGIGGGAILPYVYGWLGEGIGLQKAYLLLIPCYLYILFFGVKGHAYQAKSRVKYAVPAV